The following coding sequences are from one Nilaparvata lugens isolate BPH chromosome 6, ASM1435652v1, whole genome shotgun sequence window:
- the LOC120351949 gene encoding lipase 3-like, which produces MDQVCLVIVSLCLCLVQVQQVIAQLQSLTRLQEFGIGNIDFGLQLQVPNTSALIEKEGFNSETHKAEAEDGFLVHLSRIPSKGIPVLMNHGLFIASDAWLLRGRDKDLAFLLAESGYDVWMGDLRGNTYSSTHKTLTQKDALFWDFSVQEMGAYDLPASIDYILATTGHDSVIYIGHSLGSAMYFVMCSERPEYRSKVRLMMGLAPAIYLQRSPGILFKIARQYSRLYQESISFRGPRQVFSRNQLRGATASLFCRSAPTQSICLVLLYYIAGLASLTDYSQVDKNLLPEFVRRLPTGTSPKTLQHLGQLSKSGRFCKFDYGPKENMRRYGTKSPPDYKLDSVTGPVAIYYGKGDILTHVQDIAEVTHKIPNLVRNFTVANDKFNHMDFLWAKDAKQLVYDDMMKLMKLYT; this is translated from the exons ATGGATCAGGTGTGCTTAGTGATAGTGAGCCTGTGTCTCTGCTTAGTGCAAGTTCAGCAGGTCATTGCTCAATTGCAGAGCTTGACTCGGCTGCAGGAATTCGGAATCGGCAACATTGACTTCGGATTGCAGTTGCAGGTTCCCAATACG AGCGCTTTGATTGAAAAAGAAGGTTTCAACAGTGAAACGCACAAAGCTGAAGCCGAAGATGGATTTCTGGTGCATTTGAGTCGGATTCCTAGCAAGGGAATACCAGTACTCATGAATCATGGCCTCTTCATTGCTTCAGACGCTTGGCTGTTGAGAGGAAGGGATAAAGATCTCG CTTTCCTATTAGCTGAGAGTGGCTACGATGTGTGGATGGGTGATCTTCGAGGAAATACTTATTCAAGTACACACAAAACACTAACACAAAAAGATGCACTATTCTGGGATTTCag TGTCCAAGAAATGGGTGCGTACGACCTGCCAGCAAGCATTGACTACATACTGGCGACAACCGGCCATGACAGTGTGATCTACATCGGCCACTCGCTCGGCTCCGCCATGTACTTCGTCATGTGCTCCGAGAGGCCCGAATACAGGAGCAAAGTGCGCCTCATGATGGGACTGGCTCCTGCCATCTACCTCCAGCGGTCACCTGGAATCCTCTTCAAGATCGCCAGACAGTACAGCAGACTCTATCAG GAATCTATCAGCTTTAGAGGACCTCGTCAAGTTTTTTCCAGAAATCAGCTGCGAGGCGCCACAGCCTCCCTATTTTGCAGATCGGCCCCCACGCAGAGCATCTGCCTCGTTCTGCTCTACTACATCGCTGGATTGGCCAGTCTCACTGACTATTCTCAGGTCGACAAG AATCTTTTACCAGAATTCGTGAGACGGCTACCAACAGGTACTTCACCAAAAACACTTCAGCATTTGGGCCAATTAAGCAAATCAG gtCGATTTTGTAAGTTTGATTATGGACCAAAAGAGAATATGAGGAGATACGGAACTAAATCACCGCCCGATTATAAGCTCGACAGTGTTACTGGTCCAGTTGCCATATATTACGGCAAAGGAGATATTCTCACACATGTCCAG GATATTGCTGAAGTGACTCACAAGATTCCAAATTTGGTTAGAAATTTCACCGTAGCCAACGATAAATTCAACCATATGGACTTTTTATGGGCAAAAGATGCAAAACAATTAGTTTACGACGATATGATGAAACTTATGAAGCTGTATACTTGA